In Pelmatolapia mariae isolate MD_Pm_ZW linkage group LG2, Pm_UMD_F_2, whole genome shotgun sequence, one DNA window encodes the following:
- the f9a gene encoding coagulation factor IXa has translation MGLVSVSLLHFLLLNVRLGSGAPAPSAGEVFLSGQSADSILRRHKRYNTGLFEEFLQGNLERECIEELCDLEEARETFEKDEKTMEFWAGYTDGNQCMSGPCLNQGSCKDLLGSYTCTCASGFTGRNCEIVIAKRCDVNNGDCMHFCDSLGVFRAKCSCATGYRLMQDGVSCEAEVEFPCGRTALTAQSGVYTRSVLHYENANTTSLTDTNTTPYPPSTPAPTTVSFMDTRNRRKKLPLWVYSDTEAPTEEPVRPYKRIVGGEVVLPGEIPWQVALVAHPSGHIFCGGSILSEHWVITAAHCLIEAQGSFFVRVGENNININEGTEQNHDVKEKHIHPRYNATLSLYNHDIALLYLKSPITFSKVVRPICIGPMTFIEALVKDSSPATVSGWGRTRFLGATAKTLQKVEVPFTDRTECTQSSSQRITSVMFCAGYYNEAKDACQGDSGGPHANSIHNTWFLTGIVSWGEECAKQGKYGVYTRISLYYNWINHVMGVTKHRMAFDYENPDP, from the exons ATGGGACTcgtttctgtgtctttgctgcattttctgcttttaaatgttCGGCTGGGCTCTGGAG CTCCGGCTCCATCTGCGGGTGAAGTGTTTCTGTCCGGTCAATCAGCTGACAGCATTTTGCGCAGACACAAACGTTACAACACTGGGCTGTTTGAGGAGTTTCTGCAGGGAAACCTGGAGAGGGAGTGTATAGAGGAATTATGCGATCTAGAAGAGGCGAGGGAGACATTCGAGAAAGATGAAAAGACA ATGGAATTTTGGGCAGGATATACAG ATGGTAATCAGTGTATGTCAGGGCCATGCCTGAACCAGGGGTCATGTAAAGACCTCCTGGGCTCCTACACCTGCACATGTGCATCTGGCTTCACTGGGAGGAACTGTGAGATTG ttATAGCAAAAAGATGCGATGTGAACAATGGAGACTGTATGCACTTCTGTGACTCATTAGGAGTCTTTAGAGCAAAATGCTCCTGTGCTACAGGATACAGGCTGATGCAGGATGGTGTCAGCTGTGAAGCAGAAG TTGAATTCCCATGTGGCAGAACTGCCCTGACAGCACAGAGTGGAGTATATACAAGATCTGTGCTCCACTATGAGAATGCAAACACCACTTCGCTGACCGACACGAACACTACTCCATACCCTCCCTCAACTCCAGCCCCTACCACAGTATCGTTTATGGACACAAGAAATAGACGAAAGAAACTGCCCCTGTGGGTATACAGTGACACTGAGGCCCCCACTGAGGAGCCAGTTAGGCCTTATAAACGTATCGTTGGAGGTGAAGTGGTCCTACCAGGAGAGATCCCATGGCAG GTAGCCTTGGTAGCACATCCCAGTGGTCATATATTCTGTGGGGGATCCATTCTGAGCGAACACTGGGTTATCACTGCTGCTCATTGCCTGATAGAGGCACAAGGCTCCTTCTTCGTCAGAGTGG GTGAGAATAACATCAACATCAATGAAGGCACGGAGCAGAATCATGATGTGAAGGAGAAGCACATTCACCCACGCTACAATGCCACTCTAAGCTTATACAACCATGACATCGCCCTCCTCTATCTCAAAAGCCCCATCACCTTCTCCAAGGTAGTGCGACCCATCTGCATAGGGCCCATGACGTTCATTGAGGCCTTAGTGAAGGATTCCTCCCCAGCTACAGTCAGCGGCTGGGGCAGAACACGCTTCCTTGGAGCCACGGCCAAGACGCTGCAGAAAGTCGAGGTTCCCTTCACAGATCGCACAGAGTGCACGCAGAGCAGCAGCCAAAGGATCACCTCTGTCATGTTTTGTGCAGGATACTATAATGAGGCCAAAGATGCCTGTCAGGGCGACAGTGGAGGCCCTCACGCAAACAGTATTCATAATACATGGTTCCTCACAGGCATCGTAAGCTGGGGGGAAgaatgtgcaaaacaagggaAATATGGTGTGTACACCCGGATCTCTCTTTATTACAACTGGATAAACCATGTTATGGGGGTAACTAAACACAGGATGGCATTTGATTATGAAAACCCTGACccgtaa